The following proteins are encoded in a genomic region of Arachis stenosperma cultivar V10309 chromosome 4, arast.V10309.gnm1.PFL2, whole genome shotgun sequence:
- the LOC130976753 gene encoding uncharacterized protein LOC130976753, with the protein MTRCGYFCSSLRDRIQPWLRDYDSLQSLAVLLLYIQIGCAIIGSLGASYNGVLLVNLAIALFALVAIESSSQGLGRTYAFLLFCSVLLDIAWFILFSHEIWNISEDDYTSFFIFSVKLTLAMQMVGFVVRLSSSFLWIQIYRLGASYVDTASRTADSDLRNSFLSPVPVTPPVARQHSGANEILGGSIYDPAYYSSLFEDGQENKFSFEMCNHDSTQNESSSVSEVAQKSLMDRSLQAEDGENASNKMELV; encoded by the exons ATGACGCGTTGCGGTTACTTCTGTTCCAGTTTGAGAGATCGAATACAGCCATGGTTACGCGATTACGATAGCCTCCAGTCACTCGCTGTTCTCCTCCTTTACATTCAG ATTGGGTGCGCGATAATTGGATCGCTGGGAGCGTCGTACAATGGTGTGTTGCTTGTAAATCTGGCAATCGCGTTGTTTGCTTTGGTTGCCATTGAGAGTAGCAGTCAGGGACTTGGCCGTACCTATGCCTTCCTTCTCTTCTGCTCCGTGTTGCTCGATATTGCTTGGTTCATCCTCTTCAGCCACGAAATTTG GAATATTTCCGAGGATGATTATACATCATTTTTTATATTCTCGGTGAAGCTTACGCTTGCTATGCAAATGGTTGGTTTTGTGGTGAGGTTGTCTTCCTCGTTTCTGTGGATTCAGATTTATAGGTTGGGAGCTTCCTACGTGGACACAGCTTCTCGGACAGCAGATTCAGACTTGAGGAATAGTTTCTTGAGTCCTGTTCCCGTGACCCCTCCAGTAGCTAGGCAGCACTCTGGTGCCAATGAGATACTTGGAGGCTCAATCTATGATCCAGCGTATTACTCATCCCTGTTTGAAGATGGTCAAGAGAACAAATTTTCATTTGAG ATGTGCAATCATGACAGCACCCAAAATGAATCGTCTTCTGTCTCCGAAGTTGCCCAAAAGTCACTTATGGACAGATCTTTGCAGGCGGAGGAT GGTGAGAATGCATCAAACAAGATGGAACTTGTTTAA
- the LOC130976752 gene encoding pyruvate kinase, cytosolic isozyme codes for MAMNNDNGEVRALEKKPKTKIVCTLGPASRSVPMVEKLLRAGMNVARFNFSHGSHEYHQETLDNLHAAMENTGILCAVMLDTKGPEIRTGFLKDGKPIQLKQGNEITISTDYNIKGDEKMICMSYKKLAVDMKPGMVILCADGTISFTVLSCDREKGLVRCRCENSAMLGERKNVNLPGVIVDLPTLTEKDKEDILKWGIPNKIDMIALSFVRKGSDLVEVRKILGPHAKNILLMSKVENQEGVANFDEILANSDAFMVARGDLGMEIPIEKIFLAQKVMIYKCNIQGKPVVTATQMLESMIKSPRPTRAEATDVANAVLDGTDCVMLSGETAAGAYPELAVRTMAKICLEAESTLDYGDVFKRIMEHSPVPMSPLESLASSAVRTANSARAALILVLTRGGSTAKLVAKYRPGMPILSVVVPEIKTDTFDWSCSDEAPARHSLIFRGLVPILSAASARASHAETTEEALEFALQHAKAKGLCNVGDSVVALHRVGTASVIKIVTVK; via the exons ATGGCAATGAACAACGATAACGGAGAGGTTAGGGCGTTGGAGAAGAAGCCTAAGACCAAGATCGTCTGCACGCTGGGCCCCGCATCGAGGTCTGTTCCCATGGTCGAGAAGCTTCTTCGCGCCGGCATGAACGTCGCTCGCTTCAACTTCTCCCATGGATCCCATGAATACCATCAGGAAACCCTCGATAATCTTCATGCTGCCATGGAGAACACCGGTATTCTCTGCGCCGTCATGCTCGACACCAag GGTCCTGAGATTAGAACTGGATTTCTCAAGGACGGGAAGCCTATCCAACTGAAACAAGGTAATGAGATAACTATTTCAACTGATTATAACATAAAGGGGGATGAGAAAATGATCTGTATGAGCTACAAGAAATTGGCGGTGGATATGAAACCCGGAATGGTCATACTCTGCGCCGATGGCACAATATCGTTCACTGTTTTGTCTTGCGATAGGGAAAAGGGTTTGGTCCGGTGCCGCTGCGAGAACTCTGCCATGCTTGGAGAGAGGAAGAATGTTAATCTTCCTGGGGTGATTGTGGATCTCCCGACTTTGACAGAGAAGGACAAAGAAGATATCCTGAAGTGGGGAATTCCCAACAAGATTGACATGATTGCGCTTTCTTTTGTCAGAAAAGGTTCTGATCTGGTAGAAGTTCGCAAGATTCTGGGACCGCACGCTAAGAACATCCTTCTCATGTCAAAG GTTGAAAACCAAGAAGGGGTTGCAAATTTTGATGAAATCCTTGCAAATTCTGATGCATTTATGGTTGCACGTGGTGACCTTGGAATGGAAATACCAATAGAGAAGATATTTCTTGCTCAGAAAGTGATGATCTACAAGTGTAACATCCAAGGAAAACCAGTTGTTACCGCAACCCAGATGTTGGAGTCAATGATCAAATCTCCCAGACCAACAAGGGCTGAAGCTACAGATGTTGCCAATGCAGTTCTTGATGGCACAGACTGTGTGATGCTTAGTGGTGAAACAGCTGCTGGAGCTTACCCAGAACTTGCTGTTCGAACGATGGCTAAGATATGCCTTGAAGCAGAGAGCACCCTTGACTATGGAGATGTATTTAAGAGGATCATGGAACACTCACCAGTGCCAATGAGCCCATTGGAGAGTCTGGCTTCATCTGCTGTTAGAACTGCTAACTCAGCTAGAGCAGCACTTATATTGGTCCTAACCAGAGGTGGAAGTACTGCAAAATTAGTGGCTAAATACAGGCCGGGGATGCCAATTCTTTCTGTAGTTGTCCCTGAGATCAAGACTGATACCTTCGACTGGTCATGCAGTGATGAGGCCCCAGCAAGGCATAGCCTGATATTCCGTGGGTTGGTTCCGATACTAAGTGCTGCTTCTGCCAGAGCTTCTCATGCAGAAACAACAGAAGAAGCCTTAGAGTTTGCCCTTCAGCACGCCAAGGCAAAGGGTCTCTGCAATGTTGGGGATTCTGTTGTGGCTCTACACCGTGTGGGCACTGCCTCGGTCATCAAAATTGTGACTGTTAAATGA